In Tenacibaculum pacificus, a single window of DNA contains:
- a CDS encoding Rne/Rng family ribonuclease, translated as MKTELIIRSNSSDIDFALLRDGRLIELNKETSDNKFAVGDIFLAKIGKVMTGLNAAFVNVGYPKDGFLHYHDLGPQVQSLNNFIKKVSIGNYKDFTLKNFRAENDINKDGSIRDVIKSGQNLLVQIVKEPISTKGPRISSELSIAGRYLVLVPFSNRVSVSQKIADPKEKERLKKLAKSIKPKGFGLILRTVAQDKKVAELDKDLQNSLERWEKMCNSIANQNTPTKILSELNRASSILRDVMNDSFTSIVTNDETLMVEIKEYLQEIYPEKEEIVKLHKSDTPIFEKFGIERQIKTSFGKTVSMSKGAYLVIEHTEALHVIDVNSGNRSNKGLSQEETALEVNLISATEVARQLQLRDMGGIIVVDFIDMKTTENRQKLYQHLKDAMSLDRTKHKILPPSKFGLIQITRQRVRPELEIKTRESNPNKNGEVEAPIVLIDKIEAELERLINSGKNYKEVTLNVHPFIAAYLTKGLISIRLKWILQHKKWIKVLPRDAYQYLEYKFFLKKK; from the coding sequence TAGGAAAAGTCATGACAGGATTAAATGCCGCTTTTGTAAATGTTGGATATCCTAAGGATGGTTTTTTACACTATCATGATTTAGGACCACAAGTACAATCTTTAAATAATTTTATTAAGAAGGTAAGCATAGGTAATTATAAAGATTTCACTTTAAAAAACTTTCGCGCTGAAAACGACATCAATAAAGACGGAAGTATACGTGATGTAATTAAGTCAGGTCAAAATTTATTAGTACAAATTGTAAAAGAACCCATTTCTACCAAAGGACCGCGCATTAGCTCGGAACTATCAATAGCTGGTAGGTATTTAGTTTTAGTTCCTTTTTCTAACAGAGTATCTGTATCTCAGAAGATAGCAGACCCAAAAGAAAAAGAACGTTTAAAAAAATTAGCAAAAAGCATCAAGCCAAAAGGGTTTGGGCTTATTTTACGTACTGTTGCCCAAGACAAAAAGGTAGCAGAACTAGATAAAGATTTACAAAATTCACTGGAACGTTGGGAGAAAATGTGTAACAGCATTGCCAATCAAAACACCCCAACAAAAATATTAAGTGAGTTAAACAGAGCATCTTCTATATTAAGAGATGTAATGAACGATTCTTTTACAAGTATTGTAACCAATGATGAAACTTTAATGGTTGAAATTAAAGAATATTTACAAGAAATTTATCCTGAAAAGGAAGAAATTGTAAAACTTCATAAATCTGATACGCCAATTTTTGAAAAATTTGGTATTGAACGTCAGATAAAAACATCGTTTGGTAAAACAGTTTCTATGAGTAAAGGTGCGTATTTAGTTATTGAACACACCGAAGCTTTACATGTTATTGATGTTAACAGTGGTAATCGCTCAAACAAAGGGCTAAGCCAAGAAGAAACTGCTTTAGAAGTCAACTTAATTTCTGCTACCGAAGTAGCACGTCAGTTACAACTGCGTGATATGGGTGGAATTATAGTAGTTGATTTTATTGATATGAAGACGACTGAAAACAGACAAAAATTATATCAACATTTAAAAGATGCAATGTCTTTAGACCGTACTAAACACAAAATTTTACCTCCGAGTAAGTTTGGTTTAATACAAATTACAAGACAGCGTGTACGACCTGAATTAGAAATAAAAACACGAGAGTCTAATCCTAATAAAAACGGAGAAGTTGAGGCTCCTATTGTATTAATTGATAAAATAGAAGCTGAATTAGAACGCTTAATTAATAGTGGTAAAAATTATAAAGAAGTTACGTTAAATGTACATCCTTTTATAGCTGCTTATTTAACAAAAGGGTTAATTTCTATTCGTTTAAAATGGATTTTACAACACAAAAAGTGGATTAAAGTATTACCAAGAGATGCATACCAATACTTAGAATACAAGTTTTTCTTGAAAAAAAAGTAA